The following proteins are co-located in the Macadamia integrifolia cultivar HAES 741 chromosome 3, SCU_Mint_v3, whole genome shotgun sequence genome:
- the LOC122073481 gene encoding putative clathrin assembly protein At4g02650, whose amino-acid sequence MAPSKIRQALGAVKDKTSIGLAKVNGSSTSIADLEVAIVKATRHEEHPADERHIREILSLTSYSRMYISACVNTLSRRLNKTKNWTVALKTLILIHRLLLEGDPAYEQEIFFATRRGTRLLNMSDFRDTSRSTNSWDFSAFVRTYSLYLDERLEYRMHGRRGRRNGIGYEDDEEDSGQPPMKSTPVREQKTERIFTRAQHLQQILERFLACRPTGEAKHNRVVTVALYPVVKESFQIYFDIAEIMGILIDRFMELQVPDCVRVQEIFARLGKQFEELDSFYCWCKQVGICRSSEYPEIEKITPKKLEVMDEFIRDKSALAQMKRASPQNNLIVHEEKDSKEQEPTVEEEEEDMSNIKALPPPEGFQEEEAKADEEKEETKEDPIPTTQQEGDLLNLHDDTVTTEQQGDKLALALFDGGAAPCSSQTPAWEAFNMEESGDWETALVQSASHLSNQPTSLAGGFDKLLLDGMYQQSASNAAATAAQSAYGGTGSASSVVMTGKPAMLALPAPPVNGVTPTGLNADPFAASLAVAPPPYVQMSELEKKQKLLMEEQLLWQRYQRDGMQGQLGLTKLQQNPYPYQ is encoded by the exons ATGGCCCCAAGCAAGATCCGTCAGGCCCTCGGGGCCGTGAAAGACAAGACAAGCATTGGCCTAGCCAAGGTGAATGGCAGCAGCACCTCCATCGCCGACCTCGAGGTCGCCATCGTAAAGGCTACTCGACACGAAGAACACCCAGCCGACGAGAGACACATTAGGGAGATTCTGAGCTTAACTTCTTATTCCCGTATGTACATCAGTGCCTGTGTGAACACATTATCAAGGAGACTAAACAAGACTAAGAACTGGACCGTCGCTCTCAAGACACTCATTTTGATTCACAGACTCCTCTTGGAAGGTGATCCTGCTTATGAACAAGAGATCTTCTTCGCTACAAGGCGTGGAACTCGGCTTCTCAACATGTCTGATTTTAGAGATACTTCTCGATCAACCAACTCATGGGACTTCTCAGCTTTTGTACGTACATATTCTCTCTATCTTGATGAAAGACTTGAGTATCGGATGCATGGTCGACGAGGTCGCCGGAATGGGATAGGATAtgaggatgatgaagaagactcTGGCCAGCCTCCGATGAAGTCCACCCCAGTTCGGGAGCAGAAGACTGAGCGTATCTTTACTAGGGCTCAACATCTTCAACAGATTTTGGAGCGATTTCTAGCTTGTCGACCAacag GTGAGGCGAAACACAACCGGGTGGTGACGGTGGCTCTTTATCCGGTAGTGAAAGAGAGCTTCCAGATATACTTCGACATAGCTGAAATCATGGGCATCTTGATCGACCGCTTCATGGAACTCCAAGTTCCAGATTGTGTCCGAGTTCAAGAGATCTTCGCTCGACTTGGGAAACAGTTTGAGGAGCTCGACTCATTCTACTGCTGGTGCAAGCAGGTCGGGATTTGCAGGTCCTCCGAGTACCCAGAAATTGAGAAAATCACTCCAAAGAAGCTTGAGGTCATGGATGAATTCATCCGAGACAAGTCAGCTCTTGCCCAGATGAAGAGAGCCAGCCCACAAAACAACCTCATCGTCCACGAAGAGAAAGATAGCAAAGAACAAGAGCCCaccgttgaagaagaagaagaggatatgTCCAACATCAAAGCTCTGCCACCGCCGGAAGGCTTCCAGGAGGAAGAAGCCAAGGCCgatgaagagaaagaagagaccAAAGAAGATCCGATCCCCACCACCCAACAAGAAGGCGACCTGTTGAATCTACATGACGACACGGTGACCACCGAACAGCAAGGAGATAAATTAGCTTTGGCGTTGTTCGATGGTGGCGCTGCTCCATGTTCGTCCCAGACTCCAGCATGGGAAGCTTTCAACATGGAAGAATCCGGGGATTGGGAAACGGCGTTGGTGCAATCGGCCAGCCACCTATCGAACCAGCCGACATCTCTCGCAGGTGGTTTTGATAAGTTGTTGCTCGACGGCATGTATCAACAATCTGCCTCCAATGCGGCGGCCACAGCAGCACAAAGTGCCTATGGAGGCACTGGAAGCGCAAGTAGCGTCGTGATGACTGGTAAGCCAGCGATGTTGGCATTGCCAGCACCACCGGTCAATGGTGTGACACCCACAGGACTGAATGCAGATCCATTCGCTGCGTCTCTAGCGGTGGCACCGCCACCATACGTGCAGATGTCggagttggagaagaagcaGAAGCTGTTGATGGAAGAGCAGCTCTTGTGGCAGCGGTATCAAAGGGATGGGATGCAGGGGCAGCTTGGACTTACAAAATTACAACAAAATCCCTATCCCTATCAGTAG
- the LOC122074462 gene encoding NAC domain-containing protein 82-like isoform X1, which yields MERMFLAPGFRFHPTEVELILYYLKRKIMGKRLHVEAVEVIDLYKFDPWDLPEKSCLKSRDLEWYFFCPKYRKYSNGLRANRSTEHGYWKTTGRDKPICHNSQRVGMRKTLVFHEGRAPQGRSTNWVMYEYRLEDKYLVDAGIIQATYVICKIFEKSGPGPKNGEQYGAPYREEDWEDDDISIPVADPGFSSLAQDDISIPVGDPGSSSLAQAEEHPPLREDNDIVSILAVFDRDDGAAVSNGNDCNQNLGQSNVDERAPLEGFAIYNGLEDLGSPSDLKTNGLHFHSTMETEYTLDPKLQEDDTSFLELNDLDYPMDYTAETNGCITLVDSYPCYNDLNNLEGFCGAGLPASGLSMSHSLYPEGSEVEAQLPTFPKDKGSEGDGSHVSNAAICNLTACSGREAEERGIKYFQQTLGRGERQNAAHLGLRFLLESITACPASAIEYPSPTNGGKRLKGGRLLLTYGSSSILVEADVNVRCGCTNEALLEKLGEFPSMRCGCNELRNPRKLVGTCGRTRFLFLFSLRVVSGLIWVLLLAVGSKFSRCALNMHLSCFSIAVSDSIQSDWHTLIVFKLV from the exons ATGGAGAGAATGTTCCTTGCACCGGGCTTTCGTTTTCATCCTACTGAAGTTGAATTAATTCTTTACTACTTGAAGAGAAAGATCATGGGGAAGAGACTCCATGTTGAAGCTGTTGAGGTGATAGATCTATACAAGTTCGATCCTTGGGATCTTCCAG AAAAATCatgcttgaagagcagagacctTGAATGGTATTTCTTTTGCCCAAAGTATAGGAAATATTCAAATGGGCTACGGGCAAATCGTTCCACCGAACATGGGTATTGGAAAACTACTGGAAGGGATAAACCTATTTGTCATAATTCACAGAGAGTGGGAATGCGAAAGACTTTGGTTTTTCATGAAGGCCGGGCACCACAAGGGCGTTCAACTAATTGGGTAATGTATGAGTATAGGCTTGAAGATAAATATCTTGTTGATGCGGGTATCATTCAG GCAACATATGTGATTTGTAAAATCTTTGAAAAGAGTGGCCCAGGCCCAAAAAATGGTGAACAATATGGGGCACCATATAGAGAGGAGGATTGGGAGGATGATGACATAAGCATCCCCGTTGCTGACCCTGGTTTCTCATCGCTTGCCCAGGATGACATAAGTATCCCTGTTGGTGACCCTGGTTCCTCATCCCTTGCCCAGGCTGAAGAACATCCTCCCTTGAGAGAGGACAATGACATTGTTTCAATCTTAGCAGTGTTTGACAGAGATGATGGTGCTGCAGTTTCCAATGGCAATGATTGTAATCAG AACTTGGGTCAATCTAATGTTGATGAAAGAGCTCCTTTGGAGGGCTTTGCAATTTATAATGGTTTGGAAGATcttggttctccatcagattTGAAGACAAATGGACTTCATTTCCATAGTACCATGGAAACTGAATATACTCTCGATCCGAAGCTTCAGGAAGATGATACATCTTTCCTGGAGTTGAATGATCTGGATTACCCAATGGATTACACTGCTGAAACCAATGGTTGCATCACATTAGTTGATTCATATCCCTGCTACAATGATCTCAATAATTTGGAAGGCTTCTGTGGTGCTGGTCTACCTGCTTCTGGATTAAGCATGTCCCACTCTCTATATCCTGAAGGATCTGAGGTTGAAGCTCAATTGCCTACATTTCCAAAG GATAAAGGCTCTGAAGGTGATGGAAGTCACGTGAGTAACGCTGCCATATGTAACCTTACTGCTTGCTCAGGTAGAGAAGCAGAAGAGAGAGGAATAAAATATTTCCAGCAAACCCTGGGAAGAG GTGAACGGCAAAATGCAGCCCATCTTGGACTTCGTTTTCTGTTGGAATCTATTACGGCTTGTCCTGCTTCAGCCATAGAGTATCCATCTCCTACCAATGGAGGGAAGAGATTGAAGGGTGGTCGTCTCTTATTGACGTATGGTAGCTCCTCCATCCTTGTAGAAGCTGATGTGAATGTTAGGTGTGGGTGCACTAATGAAGCTTTGTTGGAAAAACTGGGGGAGTTTCCTTCCATGCGCTGTGGGTGCAATGAGTTGCGGAATCCAAGGAAGTTGGTGGGTACATGTGGCCGCACCAGgttcttatttctattttcattaagAGTGGTTTCAGGTCTGATTTGGGTTTTACTCCTCGCAGTAGGTTCCAAGTTTAGCAGGTGTGCATTGAACATGCATCTTTCCTGCTTTTCAATTGCTGTATCCGATTCAATACAATCTGATTGGCATACTTTAATTGTATTTAAGCTTGTCTAG
- the LOC122074462 gene encoding NAC domain-containing protein 82-like isoform X2, which translates to MERMFLAPGFRFHPTEVELILYYLKRKIMGKRLHVEAVEVIDLYKFDPWDLPEKSCLKSRDLEWYFFCPKYRKYSNGLRANRSTEHGYWKTTGRDKPICHNSQRVGMRKTLVFHEGRAPQGRSTNWVMYEYRLEDKYLVDAGIIQATYVICKIFEKSGPGPKNGEQYGAPYREEDWEDDDISIPVADPGFSSLAQDDISIPVGDPGSSSLAQAEEHPPLREDNDIVSILAVFDRDDGAAVSNGNDCNQNLGQSNVDERAPLEGFAIYNGLEDLGSPSDLKTNGLHFHSTMETEYTLDPKLQEDDTSFLELNDLDYPMDYTAETNGCITLVDSYPCYNDLNNLEGFCGAGLPASGLSMSHSLYPEGSEVEAQLPTFPKDKGSEGDGSHVSNAAICNLTACSGREAEERGIKYFQQTLGRDSAILGSVTSGLR; encoded by the exons ATGGAGAGAATGTTCCTTGCACCGGGCTTTCGTTTTCATCCTACTGAAGTTGAATTAATTCTTTACTACTTGAAGAGAAAGATCATGGGGAAGAGACTCCATGTTGAAGCTGTTGAGGTGATAGATCTATACAAGTTCGATCCTTGGGATCTTCCAG AAAAATCatgcttgaagagcagagacctTGAATGGTATTTCTTTTGCCCAAAGTATAGGAAATATTCAAATGGGCTACGGGCAAATCGTTCCACCGAACATGGGTATTGGAAAACTACTGGAAGGGATAAACCTATTTGTCATAATTCACAGAGAGTGGGAATGCGAAAGACTTTGGTTTTTCATGAAGGCCGGGCACCACAAGGGCGTTCAACTAATTGGGTAATGTATGAGTATAGGCTTGAAGATAAATATCTTGTTGATGCGGGTATCATTCAG GCAACATATGTGATTTGTAAAATCTTTGAAAAGAGTGGCCCAGGCCCAAAAAATGGTGAACAATATGGGGCACCATATAGAGAGGAGGATTGGGAGGATGATGACATAAGCATCCCCGTTGCTGACCCTGGTTTCTCATCGCTTGCCCAGGATGACATAAGTATCCCTGTTGGTGACCCTGGTTCCTCATCCCTTGCCCAGGCTGAAGAACATCCTCCCTTGAGAGAGGACAATGACATTGTTTCAATCTTAGCAGTGTTTGACAGAGATGATGGTGCTGCAGTTTCCAATGGCAATGATTGTAATCAG AACTTGGGTCAATCTAATGTTGATGAAAGAGCTCCTTTGGAGGGCTTTGCAATTTATAATGGTTTGGAAGATcttggttctccatcagattTGAAGACAAATGGACTTCATTTCCATAGTACCATGGAAACTGAATATACTCTCGATCCGAAGCTTCAGGAAGATGATACATCTTTCCTGGAGTTGAATGATCTGGATTACCCAATGGATTACACTGCTGAAACCAATGGTTGCATCACATTAGTTGATTCATATCCCTGCTACAATGATCTCAATAATTTGGAAGGCTTCTGTGGTGCTGGTCTACCTGCTTCTGGATTAAGCATGTCCCACTCTCTATATCCTGAAGGATCTGAGGTTGAAGCTCAATTGCCTACATTTCCAAAG GATAAAGGCTCTGAAGGTGATGGAAGTCACGTGAGTAACGCTGCCATATGTAACCTTACTGCTTGCTCAGGTAGAGAAGCAGAAGAGAGAGGAATAAAATATTTCCAGCAAACCCTGGGAAGAG ACTCTGCGATACTGGGTTCTGTGACCTCTGGTTTGCGCTGA